In Rubrobacter radiotolerans DSM 5868, a genomic segment contains:
- a CDS encoding TerC family protein codes for MSEFPLWAWVGFTAFIVLLLVLDLLILGRGSREITFRLATVLSLFWIGVATLFGLVVLFFAGPERGGEYFAGYIVEKSLSVDNVFVFALIFSYFAVPARYQYRVLLWGIIGALILRGVFILVGAGLLERYDWMVYVFGVFLIYTGIRMALHDNSEVDPGKNPVLRLVRRFVPMTSEFHKENFFVRHKGKLLATPLFAVIIVIGTTDVVFAVDSIPAIFAITTSAFIVWSANAFAVLGLRPLYFMLAGMMERFVYLSVGLSVILIFVGAKFIWGDLFGKVPIWVSLPFIATVVLVSILASLWKTRGQGTAS; via the coding sequence GTGAGCGAGTTCCCGCTCTGGGCGTGGGTCGGCTTTACGGCCTTCATCGTTCTGTTGCTCGTCCTCGACCTGCTGATTCTCGGGCGGGGTTCGAGGGAGATAACCTTCAGGCTCGCAACGGTCTTGAGCCTGTTCTGGATCGGGGTCGCGACCCTCTTCGGGCTCGTCGTCCTGTTCTTTGCCGGTCCCGAGCGGGGCGGGGAGTACTTCGCGGGCTACATCGTCGAGAAGAGCCTCTCGGTGGACAACGTGTTTGTCTTTGCCCTGATCTTCAGCTACTTCGCCGTGCCCGCCCGCTACCAGTACCGGGTGCTCCTGTGGGGCATTATCGGGGCGCTTATCCTGCGCGGGGTGTTTATCCTTGTCGGGGCGGGGCTTCTGGAGCGCTACGACTGGATGGTCTACGTCTTCGGGGTGTTCCTGATCTACACCGGCATAAGGATGGCCCTGCACGACAACTCGGAGGTCGACCCGGGGAAGAACCCGGTGCTGCGGCTCGTGAGGCGTTTCGTGCCGATGACGAGCGAGTTCCACAAGGAGAACTTCTTTGTGCGCCACAAGGGGAAGCTCCTTGCGACCCCGCTCTTCGCCGTGATCATCGTTATAGGCACGACGGACGTCGTCTTTGCCGTGGACTCGATACCGGCTATCTTCGCTATAACGACGAGCGCGTTCATTGTCTGGAGCGCGAACGCCTTTGCGGTGCTCGGACTGAGGCCGCTCTACTTCATGCTCGCCGGCATGATGGAGCGCTTCGTCTACCTGAGCGTCGGGCTGTCGGTGATCCTGATCTTTGTCGGCGCGAAGTTTATCTGGGGCGACCTCTTCGGGAAGGTCCCGATCTGGGTCTCCCTGCCGTTTATCGCAACGGTCGTCCTCGTCTCCATCCTCGCCTCGCTCTGGAAGACGCGCGGTCAGGGAACCGCGAGCTAG
- a CDS encoding class I SAM-dependent methyltransferase yields MSERGSKRGKGPDLRRRLLFARSMARNPRQVGAVWPTGRRAVRDLLDLSDLSRAGLVLEFGVGTGVYTEEILARIPAEARLLAFEVDRRISAAVARSIPDPRLTVVPESAEVAEKYLAGEGGRERADFIVSSLPFTTLPEPVGRNVLDLAQRVLAPEGAFLVLQYSRNIEPELRVRFASVRRTVSPLNLPPAFLFRCMAPLPARTSRR; encoded by the coding sequence TTGAGCGAGCGCGGTTCGAAAAGAGGGAAAGGTCCGGACCTGAGACGGCGGCTGCTCTTTGCCCGGTCGATGGCGAGGAACCCCCGGCAGGTCGGGGCGGTCTGGCCGACGGGTCGTCGGGCGGTTCGGGACCTGCTCGACCTCTCGGACCTCTCGCGAGCAGGGCTCGTGCTGGAGTTCGGGGTCGGGACGGGGGTGTACACGGAGGAGATCCTCGCGCGCATTCCCGCCGAAGCCCGGCTTCTGGCCTTCGAGGTGGACCGAAGGATCTCCGCCGCCGTTGCCCGGAGCATCCCAGACCCCCGGCTCACGGTCGTTCCGGAGTCGGCCGAGGTCGCCGAGAAGTACCTCGCCGGCGAAGGCGGCCGCGAGCGGGCGGACTTTATTGTGAGCAGCCTCCCGTTCACGACGCTTCCGGAGCCCGTGGGCCGGAACGTGCTCGACCTGGCGCAGCGGGTTCTAGCGCCGGAGGGGGCGTTTCTCGTACTGCAGTACTCGCGGAACATCGAGCCGGAGCTGCGGGTGCGGTTCGCCTCCGTGCGGCGAACGGTCTCGCCGCTGAACTTGCCGCCGGCGTTTCTCTTCCGGTGCATGGCCCCGCTTCCGGCCCGGACGTCCCGCAGATGA
- the pssA gene encoding CDP-diacylglycerol--serine O-phosphatidyltransferase, protein MRELFSLPNLATFGNLAAGFSALVLASQESFVRAAVLVGIAAVFDLLDGVIARQSEGESEFGANLDSLADIVSFGVAPAFALFLASLVEFGSLGVAVAAVFVLAGTVRLARFPLVKDRRVFVGLPIPPAGLALAALAALAPPPTVAVATALALGVLMVSVIPFPTLRSLFERSGSRSKERPE, encoded by the coding sequence GTGAGAGAGCTTTTCAGCCTCCCGAACCTCGCGACCTTCGGGAACCTCGCCGCCGGGTTCTCGGCGCTCGTTCTCGCCTCGCAGGAGAGCTTCGTGCGGGCTGCGGTACTTGTCGGGATCGCGGCGGTCTTCGACCTGCTCGACGGCGTCATTGCGCGCCAGTCGGAGGGGGAGAGCGAGTTCGGGGCGAACCTCGACTCCCTGGCGGACATCGTCTCGTTCGGGGTCGCTCCCGCGTTCGCGCTCTTTCTGGCCTCTCTTGTCGAGTTCGGCTCGCTCGGTGTAGCGGTCGCGGCGGTCTTTGTCCTGGCCGGGACGGTGCGGCTCGCGCGGTTCCCGCTCGTCAAGGACCGGCGGGTCTTTGTCGGGCTGCCCATACCGCCAGCCGGGCTCGCTCTCGCCGCGCTCGCGGCCCTCGCGCCGCCGCCGACCGTCGCGGTCGCGACCGCGCTCGCGCTCGGGGTTCTGATGGTAAGCGTCATTCCCTTCCCGACCCTCCGGTCTCTCTTCGAGCGCTCCGGCAGTCGCAGCAAGGAGCGTCCCGAGTAG
- a CDS encoding peroxiredoxin, with product MSELPRKGQTLPDVEFITESGESLRSKEISGRSVLYFYPKDDTPGCTKEACAFRDRMSDYEAAGIEVYGVSLDSPESHRAFREKHGLNFPLLTDPEGRASEALGVLNPEKGRARRVTFLLGEGGEIAKTYPEVSPETHADEILSDAASL from the coding sequence ATGAGCGAGCTGCCCCGTAAAGGTCAGACCCTGCCCGACGTAGAGTTCATCACCGAGAGCGGCGAGAGCCTGAGGTCGAAGGAGATCTCCGGCAGGAGCGTGCTGTACTTCTACCCGAAGGACGATACCCCCGGCTGCACGAAAGAAGCCTGCGCCTTCAGGGACCGCATGTCCGACTACGAGGCCGCCGGGATAGAGGTCTACGGCGTCTCCCTCGACTCGCCCGAGTCGCACCGGGCCTTCCGCGAGAAGCACGGGCTGAACTTCCCGCTCCTCACCGATCCGGAGGGTCGGGCCTCCGAGGCACTCGGCGTGCTCAACCCCGAGAAGGGCCGCGCCAGAAGGGTGACGTTCCTGCTCGGCGAGGGGGGCGAGATCGCAAAGACCTATCCCGAGGTCTCCCCCGAGACGCACGCCGACGAGATCCTCTCGGACGCCGCCTCGCTGTAG
- a CDS encoding SPFH domain-containing protein, with protein MSAMQTRQFSKMKEVVSGWGQIREFLRGGDEGTLVPVVIPRDRRRLGWVFLVGVALYVLGAGLFSGTGALLGLAVFVAVLLLLVAAFWAWRGSIVEIEQGTTGVLTRYGKIVGTLSPGRHYLWFPWSKVDSVVDTSTEIPYLAPVVSCPTQENVPLKAIEFFLKFKIDDPVAFVRTLGASNFDLVLSSAVQDAIRQRSRQVRTEAAYDLRGSDVEDMRDNLNRQLERYGVRILGANIPDVQLPDQYQQHLATRERVSKELAAYEREWELVRKQRIDALLMEIERAKKERDARLVEVNAARNKARQDVARMLEERETEAQKVRMEIETKGRTALIEAENEARALSHLGQAYRDNRAVLQYELARKRVEVGERLMRHAPRPFIVQGAGGEQSALSTLLLARMLPQMESGGNGGGGGSSLRRLGESAEGLADGEKLEDLRRRLDAPGD; from the coding sequence ATGAGCGCGATGCAGACCCGGCAGTTCTCGAAGATGAAGGAGGTCGTGAGCGGGTGGGGCCAGATCCGGGAGTTCCTGCGCGGCGGGGATGAGGGGACGCTGGTCCCGGTAGTTATCCCGAGGGACCGCCGGAGGCTCGGGTGGGTCTTTCTTGTCGGGGTGGCGCTCTACGTGCTCGGGGCGGGGCTGTTCTCCGGGACGGGGGCGCTTCTCGGGCTTGCGGTTTTCGTCGCGGTGCTCCTGCTCCTTGTCGCCGCGTTCTGGGCCTGGCGCGGCTCTATTGTGGAGATCGAGCAGGGCACGACCGGTGTGCTCACGCGCTACGGGAAGATCGTCGGGACGCTCTCTCCGGGCCGGCACTACCTGTGGTTTCCGTGGAGCAAGGTGGACTCGGTGGTGGACACTTCGACAGAGATCCCGTACCTCGCGCCGGTCGTCTCGTGCCCGACGCAGGAGAACGTCCCTCTGAAGGCCATAGAGTTCTTCTTGAAGTTCAAGATAGACGACCCGGTAGCGTTCGTCAGGACGCTCGGAGCGTCGAACTTCGACCTCGTGCTCTCAAGCGCGGTGCAGGACGCGATCCGCCAGCGGAGCCGACAGGTAAGGACGGAGGCGGCCTACGACCTTCGCGGCTCGGACGTCGAGGACATGCGCGACAACCTCAACCGCCAGCTGGAGCGCTACGGGGTGCGCATCCTCGGGGCGAACATCCCGGACGTGCAACTCCCGGACCAGTACCAGCAGCACCTCGCGACGCGCGAGCGCGTGAGCAAGGAGCTCGCCGCCTACGAACGGGAGTGGGAGCTTGTAAGGAAGCAGCGCATAGACGCGCTTCTCATGGAGATAGAGCGCGCAAAGAAGGAGCGCGACGCGCGCCTCGTCGAGGTGAACGCCGCGCGCAACAAGGCGCGCCAGGACGTGGCGAGGATGCTGGAGGAGCGCGAGACCGAGGCGCAGAAGGTCCGGATGGAGATCGAGACAAAGGGCCGGACGGCCCTGATCGAGGCCGAGAACGAGGCGCGGGCGCTCTCGCACCTCGGGCAGGCCTACCGCGACAACCGGGCGGTCCTTCAGTACGAGCTTGCCCGCAAGCGCGTCGAGGTCGGGGAGAGGCTCATGCGCCACGCCCCGAGGCCGTTCATCGTGCAGGGCGCGGGCGGCGAGCAGTCCGCTCTCTCGACGCTCCTGCTCGCTCGGATGCTCCCGCAGATGGAGAGCGGCGGCAACGGCGGGGGTGGCGGTTCCTCGCTCCGGCGGCTCGGCGAGAGCGCGGAGGGGTTGGCCGACGGGGAGAAGCTGGAGGACCTGAGGCGCAGGCTCGACGCACCCGGCGACTAG
- a CDS encoding phosphatidylserine decarboxylase, with protein sequence MMTRRTWRVARRYALPPLAAGGGALLLGRRRAGLALAGISALALAFFRDPERETARGVRSVYAPADGLVREVRTVRDETLGQAERISTFLNLHNVHVNRAPFGGRIRKLERIEGGYAPALFGSSEENFRVRIEVEGERGPYVVVQKAGAIARRITPYVSPGDGVRAGERIGVIHFGSRTDVLFPAGSVRVLAEEGMRVRAGMTEIARYVGEGERP encoded by the coding sequence ATGATGACGCGCCGGACGTGGCGGGTGGCGCGGCGCTACGCGCTGCCGCCCCTTGCGGCGGGCGGGGGCGCGCTGCTCCTCGGGAGGCGGCGTGCGGGGCTTGCGCTCGCCGGGATCTCGGCGCTCGCGCTCGCCTTCTTTCGCGACCCGGAGCGTGAGACGGCGCGAGGGGTGCGCTCGGTGTACGCCCCGGCGGACGGGCTCGTGCGGGAGGTCCGAACCGTCCGGGACGAGACGCTCGGGCAGGCGGAGAGGATCAGCACCTTCCTGAACCTGCACAACGTCCACGTCAACCGCGCACCGTTCGGCGGGCGCATCAGGAAGCTGGAGAGGATCGAGGGCGGCTACGCACCGGCGCTCTTCGGGAGCAGCGAGGAGAACTTCCGGGTGAGGATCGAGGTCGAGGGCGAGCGCGGGCCGTACGTCGTTGTTCAGAAGGCGGGAGCGATAGCGCGCAGGATCACGCCCTACGTCTCGCCGGGGGACGGGGTACGCGCCGGGGAGAGGATCGGGGTGATCCACTTCGGGAGCCGCACGGACGTGCTCTTCCCGGCGGGCTCCGTACGGGTCTTGGCCGAGGAGGGGATGAGGGTTCGGGCGGGGATGACGGAGATCGCCCGCTACGTCGGGGAGGGTGAGCGGCCGTGA
- a CDS encoding SPFH domain-containing protein, which translates to MDVRNARQRVRRAASEALDNNGGAFEQFQVDAGDFLSAREMGEAVSTRIEAHTVPLDEAQEVLSRSFPERDEGGRFTNVISPVVMPRGRLALWPFIVGFAAIIGLLISLVVLLGTGLNPGMALFGPHLWLLLLVYAGFSWWRRSLVMVPEGSHALITRFGKLEEVAGPGRKTLFSPWKRVSYIVNTTREYPYNAPIREAPTAGRVNASVDLFLQFRIEDPAEFIFALGGVKGFSDKLQNAISEVTRTMIYEQRAEAIYDLVGEDSRVFMEALNQQFLPAVRFMSANITHAEPSSQEYRMDLASPEMVRVAKEAYTYEYELGLKKQQNEGELNRELASLRETLSAIQAEIATYQAQMDTARERETNRANARARQRMVEAESEAKANSALLEAQALDIRAVSGATAPEILEYRFQHEVLDRLEEVAQRLPQVVQIGADGGEAVDFLAIAKRMVGSGDDPLYSAEDMQKIRERIEEIRGRIESREAELADLRKTEQVEEEPEIEVPKAEDEDEKLEEIRQSVADEEIQERVEEISRSGEVDGGPDGEPDGRGNSSGGNA; encoded by the coding sequence ATGGACGTTCGTAACGCCAGGCAACGGGTGAGGCGGGCGGCCTCCGAGGCTCTGGACAACAACGGCGGGGCCTTCGAGCAGTTCCAGGTGGACGCCGGGGACTTTCTCTCGGCGCGGGAGATGGGCGAGGCGGTGAGCACCCGCATCGAGGCCCACACCGTCCCGCTCGACGAGGCGCAGGAGGTCCTTTCGCGAAGCTTCCCCGAGCGCGACGAGGGCGGGCGCTTTACGAACGTGATCTCCCCGGTCGTCATGCCGCGCGGACGGCTCGCGCTCTGGCCGTTCATCGTCGGCTTCGCCGCTATTATCGGGCTCCTCATAAGCCTCGTCGTGCTCCTCGGGACGGGCCTGAACCCCGGCATGGCGCTCTTCGGGCCGCACCTGTGGCTGCTCCTCCTCGTCTACGCGGGCTTCAGCTGGTGGCGGCGCTCGCTCGTCATGGTCCCGGAGGGCTCGCACGCGCTCATAACGCGCTTCGGGAAGCTGGAGGAGGTCGCGGGTCCCGGCAGAAAGACCCTCTTCAGCCCGTGGAAGCGCGTGAGCTATATCGTCAACACAACAAGAGAGTATCCGTACAACGCGCCGATCCGGGAGGCCCCGACGGCCGGGCGGGTGAACGCGAGCGTCGACCTGTTCTTGCAGTTCAGGATCGAGGACCCGGCGGAGTTCATCTTTGCGCTCGGCGGCGTGAAAGGCTTTTCGGACAAGCTGCAGAATGCGATCAGCGAGGTGACCCGGACGATGATCTACGAGCAGCGCGCCGAGGCGATATACGACCTCGTCGGCGAGGACTCGCGGGTCTTTATGGAGGCGCTAAACCAGCAGTTCCTTCCGGCGGTCCGCTTTATGAGCGCGAACATCACCCACGCCGAGCCGAGCAGCCAGGAGTACCGGATGGACCTTGCCTCGCCGGAGATGGTCCGGGTGGCGAAGGAGGCGTACACCTACGAGTATGAGCTGGGCTTGAAGAAGCAGCAGAACGAGGGCGAGCTGAACCGGGAGCTTGCCTCGCTCAGGGAGACGCTCTCTGCGATACAGGCCGAGATCGCGACCTACCAGGCGCAGATGGACACGGCCCGCGAGCGGGAGACGAACCGGGCGAACGCCCGGGCGCGCCAGCGGATGGTCGAGGCGGAGAGCGAGGCGAAGGCGAACTCGGCGCTTCTTGAGGCGCAGGCGCTCGACATCCGGGCGGTGAGCGGGGCGACGGCGCCGGAGATCCTTGAGTACCGCTTCCAGCACGAGGTGCTCGACCGGCTGGAGGAGGTCGCCCAGAGGTTGCCGCAGGTCGTCCAGATCGGGGCGGACGGTGGTGAGGCGGTGGACTTTCTTGCGATCGCCAAGCGGATGGTCGGCTCCGGGGACGACCCGCTCTACTCGGCCGAGGACATGCAGAAGATAAGGGAGCGCATCGAGGAGATACGCGGGCGCATCGAGAGCCGGGAGGCAGAGCTTGCGGACCTCAGAAAGACCGAGCAGGTCGAAGAGGAGCCGGAGATCGAGGTCCCCAAGGCCGAGGACGAGGACGAGAAGCTGGAGGAGATCCGCCAGTCGGTCGCGGACGAGGAGATCCAGGAGCGCGTCGAGGAGATCTCCCGCTCCGGCGAGGTGGACGGCGGGCCTGACGGCGAGCCGGACGGTAGGGGCAACAGCTCGGGAGGTAACGCATGA
- a CDS encoding NAD(P)/FAD-dependent oxidoreductase: MSGGTFGRAVVVGAGISGLLAARVLSEHASGVIVLDRDALPEGPHDRRGVPQGRHLHSLATRGSQLLEGFFPGLDADLARKGAPLVDQALDTVTAFPEGRLPRFRSGITMRAVSRSLLEREVRRRVEALPNVRFSERREAAGLLHSKGRVFGVLTRDRDGSGRGVPEEIEADLVVDASGNASRAPRWLSDLGYAAPEEEVVDARLGYATRWYRAPEPEGRDWKSLAVLPGWPENPRGGSLRIVEGGLMTAVLLGIGSVQPPSGPEAGDQFEAYAELLPSDALAAALRGAEPVSPVYGYRRTANRRRRYERARMPEGFVVTGDAACVLNPSYGQGMTLAALSAEALARSLAKGRSGFERRFQRAQARAVSPAWRTTTASDAQWARGSLEELGALGRYAHRVSGEVIRTATADRRAARDLLAVKNLLASPLRLARPALIFPAALRATKPRLPA, translated from the coding sequence GTGTCCGGAGGGACGTTCGGGAGGGCCGTTGTCGTAGGGGCCGGCATCTCGGGCCTGCTCGCGGCCCGGGTCCTCTCGGAGCACGCCTCCGGGGTCATTGTCCTTGACCGGGACGCGCTGCCGGAGGGTCCGCACGACCGCCGGGGCGTCCCGCAGGGCAGGCACCTCCACAGCCTCGCCACGCGCGGGAGCCAGCTCCTCGAAGGCTTCTTTCCCGGCCTGGATGCGGACCTGGCGAGAAAGGGCGCGCCGCTCGTGGATCAGGCCCTGGACACCGTTACGGCCTTTCCCGAAGGACGTCTCCCGCGCTTCCGGTCCGGGATAACGATGCGCGCCGTGAGCCGCTCGCTCCTTGAGCGGGAGGTCCGCCGTCGCGTCGAGGCCCTCCCGAACGTCCGCTTCTCCGAGCGGCGCGAGGCCGCGGGCCTCCTTCACTCGAAGGGCCGGGTCTTCGGGGTGCTGACAAGGGACAGGGACGGCTCCGGCCGGGGCGTTCCGGAGGAGATCGAGGCCGACCTCGTCGTGGACGCGAGCGGCAACGCCTCGCGCGCCCCGCGCTGGCTCTCCGACCTCGGCTACGCCGCACCCGAGGAGGAGGTCGTGGACGCCCGGCTCGGCTACGCGACGCGCTGGTACCGCGCTCCGGAGCCGGAGGGGAGGGACTGGAAGAGCCTCGCGGTGCTGCCCGGCTGGCCGGAGAACCCGCGCGGCGGGTCGCTCCGGATCGTCGAGGGCGGCCTCATGACGGCGGTGCTGCTCGGCATCGGGAGCGTCCAGCCGCCCTCCGGACCTGAGGCCGGAGACCAGTTCGAGGCGTACGCGGAGCTGCTTCCGAGCGACGCGCTCGCGGCCGCTCTTCGGGGGGCGGAGCCGGTGTCCCCGGTCTACGGCTACCGCCGGACCGCGAATCGCCGTCGTCGCTACGAGCGAGCCCGGATGCCGGAGGGCTTCGTCGTTACCGGGGACGCCGCCTGCGTGCTGAACCCCTCCTACGGGCAGGGCATGACCCTCGCGGCCCTCTCCGCCGAGGCGCTTGCGCGCTCCCTCGCAAAGGGAAGGTCCGGCTTCGAGCGGCGCTTCCAGCGGGCTCAGGCGCGCGCCGTGAGCCCGGCCTGGCGCACCACGACGGCGAGCGACGCCCAGTGGGCGCGAGGGAGCCTCGAAGAGCTCGGCGCGCTCGGGAGATACGCGCACCGCGTGTCGGGGGAGGTGATCCGGACCGCAACGGCCGACCGGCGCGCCGCGCGGGACCTGCTCGCGGTAAAGAACCTTCTCGCCTCCCCGCTGAGGCTCGCGCGTCCGGCCCTGATCTTCCCCGCAGCCCTTCGCGCCACGAAGCCACGCCTCCCGGCCTGA